CTTGATAAAGCCCATTTCTTCGTTTTGAGCTACCTGCATGCCTGGTTTCAGGTAGTTTACGATCCTGCGTGCCAGTGCACCGGCAATCTGTCTTACCAGGATATCCGTTTTACCATTACCGATAACGATAGAATGTCTTTCATTTTCGGTAGATGATTTGGGATGCCAGGCTACCAGGTATTTACCGGCATGGTATTGCGACAGCTTTACCTGGCCACTGATGGGGTTCCTGTTTACATGCACGTTGGCCGGACTCATAAAAATAGATACCTGGAGGCGTTTATCTTTAAAATATTCCGGTTCATATACTTCTTCAATCACAACTACTTTACCATCACAGGGAGAAGTAACGAGTGATGCTCCTGCGGTATATTGTCTGGTGGGTATACGGAAGAAGGATACGATGAAAAGGAAAATAAGGATGGATACAATCAGCACGCTGTAAGATAGGGCCGGCGACTGGCCAAACCAGTAAGATACAGCGCCGTTGATGAGCGCCAGTACAAGGAATACAAGGGAAATGGTAGCAAATCCTTCACGATGGATCTTCATTGTTTGTTTATTTGTTAAGTTGTTTATATATGTCCCGGCTACGCCGGGATGGTTAAAGCTGTTGCGAAGTTACTTTAATTCAATTTTCTCCCGGAAACGAATTTCTAGCCCATCATAAAGAAGTGAACATAGATCCAGGCAAAGGGAGCTGCCAGCAGCAGGGAGTCGAAACGGTCCAGGAAGCCACCGTGGCCGGGCATGATGTGACCAGAGTCTTTTACGCCAGCCATCCGTTTCAGCTTGGATTCCAGCAAATCGCCGATTGTACCGAAGATGGCAGCGATGCCGGCGAGTGCCAGCCAATGTTGTAAAGACAGGTATTCCTGCCCCCAATAGAAACCATAAACCCCGGCTGCAGCTACCGCCAGGATCATGCCGCCTACGGTGCCTTCTATTGTTTTTTTAGGGGAGATGGACGGGAAAAAGGGCGTACGGCCTATGAGTGAGCCTACAATGTAGGCCATAGTATCGTTAATCCAGATGAAAGCGAGGAGTAGTAAAGGAATCAGCCATCCGGGATCAATTGCATTCAGCCTGATATTCACCAGTAAACTGAACGGAATAATGATATATAGTATACCCAGGGCGGAATAGCCTATGTTTTTCAGGGAAAAATCCCTGCTCAGTAATATTTCTCCCAGAGGCAGTACCAGTAAGAATATAACAGCTACCCACCAGCCTATGAAGCCGGTAGCTATCTCCCCTATCTTAAAATTCTCTCCTGTGAAAGCAAGCATGATAGCACATCCTGCTACCATTACCCCCCATTTATGCCAGGAGGGCACTGTTGCATAATCGGTATCTATGAGCCGGAGCAGTTTAAAATACTCCTGTAACGCAAAGAAGCTGATCAGGAAGAACAGCAGGAAAAAAGTAAATGGACTCCATAAGATGCCGCCCAGCATTACTGCCACAAACACCAGTGCAGAGGCAGTGCGGGTAAAGAATGTCTTCATTATGCGTAATTCTGTTAATTAATTCTGAGACGCAAAAGTGTACAAAATTACCCGATGGAGCAAATTAGCCCTGTTGCGGATCCACTGAATCAGGATCTCCCGTGGGCAGATTGTTGTGATTATGTACGAGATCTTTAGCCACTTTCTCCTCGGTTTCATGCACATATAATTCTACCTGGTCCGGGAGTACAATATTGTAGGAAGATGACTGCTTGTTGATTAAAACCGCTATGATGCCGTTCTCTGATAGCATACCTTTTACAATCTCCGCCTCAAAAGGCCGGTCGCTCGAAAAGATTTTCACCCAGTCTTTTTCCATATTTATAGCTTTTAGATCACTGTTAAATTACAAATTTTCATCGACTCCGATGTGGTCAACATCTTTGTTTTCAACTTTCTCCGGCTTATCCGTCATGTCCATGGGTGTAGACTTTTTACTTAATGCCCACATTAAACCGATTGTCACCACAAAACTGAGCAGACCGATGTACCACGCTACCGGCGTGTCTTTGGTGGGATCGGTTTTCATCATGCCATGCTGAAACATATAGATCATGATCACCTGCAACCCGTTATTGAGAATGTGTGCGAAGATGCTTAACCATAAATTTCCACTGATAACATATATCGCTCCCAGCACAAAGCCCAGTACTACGCGGGCCATAAAACCCAGCATTTCCAGGTGTACGGCGCTGAATAGTATGGCGGTGATAAATACGCTCAGCCATACTTTACCGGTAGATTTGATCATCAGCCGTTGTAATACGCCCCTGAAAAAAAGTTCTTCTGCGATGGCCGGTACTGCGGCTATCAACAGGAGATTAATCAGCAGGTCTTTGGGTTGCGGCATGTGCAGCATGATCTTCACCAGCTGCTCTGTCTGGGCCTGCATATCGCGTGCCGCCTGGGGTACATTCCAGGTCTGGTTCCATTGATTTACCAGTCCGGCAAACCATAAAACACTGTACATAACCATGAGCGCCAGCAGTACCTGCCAGCCTTTGGGCGCGGGTTTGAGGCCCAGGTACCGCATGGGGGAAGGTTGCCACAGGTAAGCAAAAACAGCGGCAGGAATAAAGTAAGAGATGATAGTATAAAGAAACTGTGTTATTTTCAGATAGCCGATCAGGTTAGCATCTTTCAGATCAACATTTTGCAGGGCAGCAAGTGAATGCCCGGTCAGCATCGGAAAAAGGGTACCGACTCCTACGAGATAAAGGGAGGTAAATCCGAAGAAAAACCCGATGAAGGTGACAAACTGTAAGGGAAGAGGCGATTGCTTCAGATAACCGGTCATAAAGTATTACTGTATTAAATTGCGTAAATTTACATCGCGAAATTCAGTTTGCAGTGACATAGCAGATTTACATAATGAACATATCATGATGCGATGCTGCTGACAATAAGGGAGCGTAACTGCAAATGTCTCATTGCGAAAAGAAACAATATATAAAATATTAAAATAATAACTACGGTCAAAACCAGCTGTGGTATATAATTTATGGTGAAGATAGGAAATATTGATCTGGGGGAATTCCCTTTATTACTCGCTCCCATGGAAGATGTGAGCGATCCGCCTTTCCGTGCAGTATGCAAGGATAACGGGGCTGACCTGATGTATACCGAGTTCATATCTTCGGAGGGGCTTATCCGTGATGCTATCAAAAGCCGGAAAAAGCTGGATATTTTCGATTATGAGCGCCCGGTAGGTATTCAGATTTTTGGGGGAGATGAAGAACCGCTGGCCATGGCCGCCCAGATTGTGGAAGCAACCAATCCTGATTTACTGGACATCAACTTTGGCTGCCCGGTAAAAAAAGTGGTTTGTAAAGGCGCCGGTGCCGGTATTCTGAAAGATATTCCCAAGATGATAAAACTCACGGAAGCAGTGGTAAGAGCTACCCGGCTGCCGGTTACCGTGAAAACGCGCCTCGGTTGGGACGACGATTCCAGGAACATTGAAGAAGTTGCGGAGCGGTTGCAGGATGTAGGTATCAAAGCACTCACTATTCACGGACGTACCCGCACACAATTGTACAAAGGTAGTGCTGACTGGACTTTGATCGGAAAAGTAAAAAATAATCCACGCATACAAATTCCTATCTTTGGTAACGGTGACATATGTACGCCGGAGCAAGCCGTTGCAGCGAGACAAAAATATGGCGTGGATGGTGTAATGATAGGCCGCGCTGCTATTGGTTATCCATGGATTTTCAGAGAGATCAAGCATTTTATGAAGACGGGCGAACATTTACCGCCTCCAACTGTTTTGGAAAGAGTAGAAGTCTGTAGAAAGCATCTGCACCAGTCCGTATCATGGAAAGGTGATGTGGTTGGAATACTTGAAATGCGTCGCCATTATACAAATTACCTCAAAGGATTACCGCATATCAAGGAATTCAGACAACAATTAGTAACTTACAAGACGTTAGCAGAGATAGAAGAAGTGTTAGACGCGGTGATATTGCAATACAAGGATCATATATTCGAAAGGACTGCTCCCCAGTTAATTGAACATAATTTTCTGCCGGCTGATAATGAAATGGCTGGTTGTAACGTTTACGGATAAACGGATGACCCCACGAAAAACAAAAAAATATAAATTACTTTCACATGACCACAATTAAAAATCTGAAAAATGAAGTCTGGAAGGACTTACAGATTAAAAACAAGTCTGCCCTGCGTAAAAAATACGCTGTTTCTAACATGGGGAGAGTGATCAGTTATCATGAAAGTACGGAAGATGGTAAGCTGCTCACGGGTTCTACCGTGGAAGGCTATACGGTTTTAAATGTGAAACCGGCCGACAGCTACCAGTCACTCTACCTGCACCGCGAAGTGGCCAAACTGTTCAGCAAGAAAGCAGGTCGTTCGCACAAGTATGTGATCCACCTGGATTACGATAAAAAGAATAATAAAGCTACCAACCTTCGCTGGGCCACCAAGGAGGAAATGGAAGATCATCAGCAAAACAGTCCGGCCAAGCTGGCTTATAAAGAAAAACAGCGCAACCGTTTAAAAGGACTGAAGCTGAATGTTAGCAAAGTGAAAAATATCAAGCGCCTGCTGACAAAACCTGGTAAAAAAACGATGAAGCAAATTGCCGAACAGTTTGATATCAGTGAAATGCAGCTATACCGTATCAAAAGCGGCGAAAACTGGTCGCATGTAACATTGGATTAATGCCTGGCTTGCCCGGGACTGATCATATATGATGTTGTCTGACTACGGCCACACAGCAAGTGTGGCCGTAGTTATTTTTGAAACCCCCTTACAAATTTCCCCTGGCCATTTCTTCCAGCACTTTCCGGTAATGAGGACTCTCCATCAGTACCGGCTCATACCCCATCAGAATCACCTGTTTTCGTGCACGCGATAACGTTACCAACAGCTTGCGATCTACTTCGATATCCTGTTCTTCCCATTTAAATTGTCCGAGACATTGTAATGTATGCACCTGCGCGGCATGATACACCGCCAGCGAAACAATAATAATATCGTTTTCAGAACCCTGGAAACGCTCTACCGTGTCAATGTTGATCTGATGCAAGTCTTTATCATTGTCTATCAGCTCCCTGATCAGGCTTATCTGGGTGCGCCACGGCGTTACCACACCTACGGTATCTTTACTAAAATCTGCGCCATAACAGCCTTTCAGATGATGTAATAAGGATACCACCCGTGTGGCTTCCGTACTATTCATTTTTGAAGTAGCCTCGTAAGGACTGGGTATAAATACTTTCCTGCCTAATGACAACACCCGCTCCCACCCTACATTTTCACTGCTACCGTTGATTTCAAAAACGGCTTTCTGCATTTCTTTTCCGGACGACAACTGCCCCGCATAATAATGATTTACGAGGTCGGCGATGTTGTCGTGCATACGGAAATGGGTATTCAGCATGCCCCAGGCATGGTGCCAGTGGCTGGTCTTACAACGTTGCATCAACCGCTCAAAAATGGAAGCGCGCAGGTCATGAATGCCCAGTTCCAGCAGCTGCGGCTCTCTTACCCGGCAGAAATATGCTTCCTGGGTTACTACCGGCGGCA
The Chitinophaga sp. MM2321 DNA segment above includes these coding regions:
- a CDS encoding phosphatidate cytidylyltransferase is translated as MKTFFTRTASALVFVAVMLGGILWSPFTFFLLFFLISFFALQEYFKLLRLIDTDYATVPSWHKWGVMVAGCAIMLAFTGENFKIGEIATGFIGWWVAVIFLLVLPLGEILLSRDFSLKNIGYSALGILYIIIPFSLLVNIRLNAIDPGWLIPLLLLAFIWINDTMAYIVGSLIGRTPFFPSISPKKTIEGTVGGMILAVAAAGVYGFYWGQEYLSLQHWLALAGIAAIFGTIGDLLESKLKRMAGVKDSGHIMPGHGGFLDRFDSLLLAAPFAWIYVHFFMMG
- a CDS encoding NUMOD4 domain-containing protein yields the protein MTTIKNLKNEVWKDLQIKNKSALRKKYAVSNMGRVISYHESTEDGKLLTGSTVEGYTVLNVKPADSYQSLYLHREVAKLFSKKAGRSHKYVIHLDYDKKNNKATNLRWATKEEMEDHQQNSPAKLAYKEKQRNRLKGLKLNVSKVKNIKRLLTKPGKKTMKQIAEQFDISEMQLYRIKSGENWSHVTLD
- a CDS encoding phosphatidylserine decarboxylase family protein, producing the protein MKIHREGFATISLVFLVLALINGAVSYWFGQSPALSYSVLIVSILIFLFIVSFFRIPTRQYTAGASLVTSPCDGKVVVIEEVYEPEYFKDKRLQVSIFMSPANVHVNRNPISGQVKLSQYHAGKYLVAWHPKSSTENERHSIVIGNGKTDILVRQIAGALARRIVNYLKPGMQVAQNEEMGFIKFGSRVDLYLPIGTEVTVKLEEIVKGGQTVIAKI
- the dusB gene encoding tRNA dihydrouridine synthase DusB, translating into MVKIGNIDLGEFPLLLAPMEDVSDPPFRAVCKDNGADLMYTEFISSEGLIRDAIKSRKKLDIFDYERPVGIQIFGGDEEPLAMAAQIVEATNPDLLDINFGCPVKKVVCKGAGAGILKDIPKMIKLTEAVVRATRLPVTVKTRLGWDDDSRNIEEVAERLQDVGIKALTIHGRTRTQLYKGSADWTLIGKVKNNPRIQIPIFGNGDICTPEQAVAARQKYGVDGVMIGRAAIGYPWIFREIKHFMKTGEHLPPPTVLERVEVCRKHLHQSVSWKGDVVGILEMRRHYTNYLKGLPHIKEFRQQLVTYKTLAEIEEVLDAVILQYKDHIFERTAPQLIEHNFLPADNEMAGCNVYG
- a CDS encoding CPBP family intramembrane glutamic endopeptidase — encoded protein: MTGYLKQSPLPLQFVTFIGFFFGFTSLYLVGVGTLFPMLTGHSLAALQNVDLKDANLIGYLKITQFLYTIISYFIPAAVFAYLWQPSPMRYLGLKPAPKGWQVLLALMVMYSVLWFAGLVNQWNQTWNVPQAARDMQAQTEQLVKIMLHMPQPKDLLINLLLIAAVPAIAEELFFRGVLQRLMIKSTGKVWLSVFITAILFSAVHLEMLGFMARVVLGFVLGAIYVISGNLWLSIFAHILNNGLQVIMIYMFQHGMMKTDPTKDTPVAWYIGLLSFVVTIGLMWALSKKSTPMDMTDKPEKVENKDVDHIGVDENL
- a CDS encoding DUF2007 domain-containing protein; the protein is MEKDWVKIFSSDRPFEAEIVKGMLSENGIIAVLINKQSSSYNIVLPDQVELYVHETEEKVAKDLVHNHNNLPTGDPDSVDPQQG